A window of Sutcliffiella cohnii contains these coding sequences:
- the hutU gene encoding urocanate hydratase, with amino-acid sequence MKMGEKIIRAPRGTELNTKGWIQEAALRMLMNNLDPEVAENPSDLVVYGGIGKAARNWESFESIVSSLKELEDDETLLVQSGKPVAIFKSHKDAPKVLIANSNLVPKWANWEHFHELDKKGLMMYGQMTAGSWIYIGTQGILQGTYETFAEAAKQHFNNTLKGTVTLTAGLGGMGGAQPLAVTMNGGVVIGIDVDEERIQRRIDTRYCDVLLHSLDEALAKAEEYKNRREPLSIGLVGNAAEILPQLVERGFTPDILTDQTSAHDPLNGYVPIGYSLVEANKLRLENPEEYVKQSKKSMAIHVQAMIDMQNKGAITFDYGNNIRQVAFDEGVQDAFQFPGFVPAYIRPQFCEGKGPFRWVALSGDPEDIYITDEVILREFSYNTHLCNWIKMAREKVAFQGLPSRICWLGYGERARFGKIINDMVASGELKAPIVIGRDHLDCGSVASPNRETEGMLDGSDAVADWPILNALINGVNGASWVSVHHGGGVGMGYSLHAGMVIVADGTDDAAKRLERVLTSDPGMGVVRHVDAGYSKAVEVAKERGVHIPMLKEDV; translated from the coding sequence ATGAAAATGGGAGAAAAAATAATTAGAGCACCACGTGGTACGGAGTTAAATACGAAGGGATGGATTCAAGAAGCTGCTTTAAGAATGCTAATGAATAATTTAGATCCAGAAGTGGCAGAAAATCCTAGTGATCTCGTTGTGTATGGGGGAATTGGAAAGGCAGCTCGAAACTGGGAAAGCTTTGAGAGTATTGTTTCTAGTTTAAAAGAATTAGAGGACGATGAAACGCTTTTAGTTCAATCTGGTAAGCCAGTTGCTATTTTTAAGAGTCATAAGGACGCACCGAAAGTGTTGATTGCCAACTCAAATTTAGTTCCAAAATGGGCCAATTGGGAGCATTTTCATGAGTTAGATAAAAAGGGGCTAATGATGTATGGCCAAATGACAGCTGGTAGCTGGATATATATTGGTACTCAAGGGATTCTACAAGGAACATATGAAACGTTTGCAGAAGCTGCGAAACAACATTTTAACAACACATTAAAAGGAACGGTTACACTAACAGCTGGACTTGGAGGAATGGGTGGAGCTCAACCGTTAGCAGTAACGATGAATGGTGGGGTAGTAATTGGTATTGACGTTGACGAAGAAAGAATTCAGCGTCGTATTGATACTAGATATTGTGATGTATTGCTTCATAGTTTAGATGAGGCGTTAGCAAAAGCAGAAGAGTACAAAAATCGTAGAGAACCCTTATCTATCGGTCTTGTTGGAAATGCAGCAGAAATTTTGCCACAGTTAGTGGAGAGAGGATTTACCCCAGACATTTTAACAGACCAAACGTCCGCCCATGACCCATTAAATGGTTACGTTCCGATTGGTTATTCACTTGTAGAAGCAAATAAGTTACGCTTGGAAAATCCGGAAGAATACGTTAAACAATCGAAGAAAAGCATGGCGATACATGTACAAGCGATGATTGATATGCAAAATAAAGGTGCAATTACGTTTGATTACGGAAATAACATTCGCCAAGTAGCCTTTGATGAAGGTGTACAGGACGCATTCCAATTCCCTGGCTTCGTACCAGCATACATTCGCCCACAATTTTGTGAAGGGAAGGGGCCATTCCGTTGGGTTGCACTATCAGGTGACCCAGAAGATATATATATAACGGACGAAGTTATTTTACGAGAGTTTTCTTATAATACACATTTATGTAATTGGATTAAAATGGCGCGAGAAAAAGTAGCATTTCAAGGCTTACCTTCACGTATTTGCTGGTTAGGCTATGGGGAGAGAGCCCGTTTTGGCAAAATAATTAATGATATGGTTGCAAGCGGAGAGTTAAAAGCTCCCATCGTAATCGGCCGTGATCATTTAGATTGTGGCTCCGTTGCATCTCCTAATCGGGAAACAGAAGGAATGTTAGATGGTAGTGATGCAGTGGCGGATTGGCCAATTTTAAATGCGTTAATTAATGGAGTGAATGGTGCTAGTTGGGTTTCTGTACACCATGGTGGTGGAGTAGGTATGGGGTATTCTCTTCATGCAGGGATGGTTATTGTCGCAGATGGTACAGATGATGCAGCGAAACGATTAGAGCGTGTTTTAACTTCTGACCCAGGAATGGGAGTCGTACGACATGTCGATGCAGGGTACTCAAAAGCGGTAGAGGTTGCTAAAGAACGTGGCGTTCATATTCCGATGTTGAAGGAGGATGTATAA
- the hutH gene encoding histidine ammonia-lyase, protein MVTLTGNHLSLKQLDNILFKKEKVKACTEALSRVAASRKKVEQITEEGKVVYGITTGFGKFSDVFIPSEQTEELQRHLIHSHACGVGEPFHPAISKAMVVLRANALLKGYSGIRPSVIERLLFYVNEDIIPVVPQQGSLGASGDLAPLSHLALTLLGEGEVYYEGERIATAVVLSKLGITPIVLGAKEGLALINGTQAMTAVGVVAYLEAEKIAMQAEKIASLTMEGLNGIIDAFDPDVHRVRGYREQEEVAARMLELLEGSQLVTKQGEKRVQDAYSLRCIPQVHGASWQVLNYVKEKLEIEINAATDNPLIFEDKIISGGNFHGQPIALAMDFLKIGVAELANISERRIERLVNPQLNDLPPFLSPKPGLQSGAMIMQYCAASLVSENKTLAHPASVDSIPSSANQEDHVSMGTIAARHAYQIIQNVRRVLAIEYICALQAVEYRGVEYASPNMQKWYQNGRNIVPSITEDRIFSKDIEALAQLMKEECEETIKN, encoded by the coding sequence TTGGTTACGTTAACTGGTAATCATCTGTCGTTAAAACAGTTAGACAACATACTATTTAAAAAAGAAAAGGTAAAAGCATGTACGGAAGCACTTTCTAGAGTTGCAGCTAGTAGAAAAAAAGTAGAACAAATAACTGAAGAAGGAAAAGTAGTGTACGGTATTACAACTGGATTTGGTAAGTTTAGTGATGTATTCATTCCAAGTGAACAAACGGAAGAATTACAACGTCATTTAATTCATTCTCATGCTTGTGGTGTAGGAGAACCATTTCATCCTGCTATAAGTAAAGCGATGGTAGTGTTACGAGCAAATGCACTATTAAAAGGCTACTCAGGAATACGCCCTTCAGTTATTGAGAGATTGTTATTTTATGTTAATGAAGACATAATACCGGTTGTTCCTCAACAAGGGTCACTTGGTGCAAGTGGAGATTTAGCCCCACTTTCTCATTTAGCTTTAACTCTTCTTGGGGAGGGTGAAGTGTATTATGAAGGTGAAAGAATAGCAACAGCAGTAGTTCTAAGTAAACTTGGAATAACTCCAATTGTTCTTGGAGCGAAAGAAGGATTAGCGCTTATAAATGGTACACAAGCAATGACAGCTGTCGGTGTTGTCGCGTACTTAGAGGCAGAAAAAATCGCCATGCAGGCAGAGAAAATCGCTTCCCTTACGATGGAAGGTTTAAATGGAATTATCGATGCATTTGACCCAGATGTTCATAGAGTAAGAGGATATCGTGAGCAGGAAGAAGTAGCTGCTAGAATGCTAGAACTATTAGAGGGCAGTCAATTAGTAACAAAGCAAGGTGAAAAGCGTGTCCAGGATGCGTATTCCTTGCGTTGTATTCCACAAGTTCACGGGGCTAGCTGGCAAGTTTTAAATTATGTAAAAGAAAAGCTAGAAATAGAAATAAATGCAGCAACAGATAATCCGTTAATATTTGAAGACAAAATTATATCTGGTGGAAATTTCCACGGGCAACCAATCGCACTAGCGATGGATTTTTTGAAAATAGGAGTGGCAGAATTAGCGAACATTTCCGAAAGACGAATTGAAAGACTCGTCAACCCACAATTAAATGACTTACCGCCTTTTTTAAGTCCAAAGCCTGGTTTGCAATCCGGGGCAATGATTATGCAATATTGTGCTGCATCACTAGTGTCGGAAAATAAAACGTTAGCGCATCCAGCGAGTGTCGATTCTATTCCGTCGTCAGCCAACCAAGAAGACCATGTTAGTATGGGAACGATTGCTGCAAGGCATGCGTATCAAATTATCCAAAATGTTCGACGGGTACTAGCAATTGAATATATTTGTGCATTACAAGCTGTAGAATATCGTGGCGTTGAATACGCATCTCCAAACATGCAAAAGTGGTATCAAAATGGGAGGAATATCGTACCTTCTATAACAGAAGACCGCATTTTTTCTAAAGATATAGAAGCATTAGCTCAATTGATGAAAGAAGAATGTGAAGAAACGATAAAAAATTGA
- a CDS encoding ATP-binding protein produces the protein MGYYHSPVQSEIDQSDPDSNNISLFLVIDQLGKIKYCSTSSETLLNMDNSKLIGKPIREHIHQEDLYLVENLVEQPTNSASFLVRLKTADGFLCGKANIVSVGSSANINEREWLFTFSQVPGWSPTNNKLYREKGYTRYESNALGDKPLIENYAHDLIEKLPNGVLIIVDGKVEYINWTGCQLLGIHNRMQIIEKDVYRFIDPKFHDIVEHRLTSVARGKNVGLMEQQWIRADGSLIDFDVMSTPTMFRGKIASFVVLVNIAHRKNFQNILQKSRERFRTLIQNTIDTIGIICEEKWVFINESGLKMLEANSYGEIIGKSIFHNIAENHFKDIWKRTVNSSKHEKKHPLFEQAWTTFQDKKLYTEMVAIPTTYLGKKALQIIVRDISERKKAEELMVQSEKLSVAGQLAAGIAHEIRNPLTAIKGFFKLIESGNYHTSDYYQIINGELNRIELICSELLLLAKPQAVQFRTVSISALLKDVTLLLETQAIINDVWFEFDFQIEKDYVKADGNQLKQVFINIIKNGIEAMENGGTLSVRTAVQNGFLSILISDEGPGISEKVLSKLGEPFFTTKENGTGLGLMISFNIIKNLNGSIEIENKKDKKGTTFNIQLPLEGYN, from the coding sequence ATGGGATATTACCATTCTCCTGTTCAATCTGAAATAGACCAATCTGATCCAGATAGTAATAACATAAGCTTATTTTTAGTAATTGACCAATTGGGAAAGATAAAATATTGCTCAACTTCTAGTGAGACATTATTAAACATGGACAATTCTAAATTAATTGGAAAACCTATTAGAGAACACATTCATCAAGAAGATCTATATTTAGTTGAAAATTTAGTTGAACAACCTACCAATTCTGCTTCTTTTTTAGTAAGGTTAAAAACTGCAGATGGATTTTTGTGTGGAAAAGCAAATATAGTTTCTGTTGGTTCCTCAGCTAACATAAATGAAAGAGAGTGGCTGTTCACTTTTTCACAAGTACCAGGTTGGTCACCTACTAATAATAAATTATATAGAGAAAAAGGGTATACTCGCTATGAGAGTAATGCATTGGGAGATAAACCACTGATTGAAAATTATGCTCATGACCTTATTGAAAAATTACCGAACGGTGTTTTAATTATTGTTGATGGTAAAGTGGAGTATATAAATTGGACTGGATGCCAACTATTAGGTATACATAATCGAATGCAAATTATCGAAAAAGATGTTTACCGGTTTATTGATCCAAAGTTTCATGATATTGTAGAGCATCGGCTAACTTCAGTTGCGCGTGGCAAAAATGTTGGTTTAATGGAACAACAATGGATTAGGGCTGATGGAAGTTTAATTGATTTTGACGTGATGTCGACACCGACGATGTTCCGTGGTAAAATAGCTTCATTTGTCGTATTAGTAAATATTGCACACCGAAAAAATTTTCAAAATATCCTCCAAAAAAGTCGAGAGAGGTTCCGAACATTAATACAAAATACGATTGATACAATTGGTATCATTTGTGAAGAAAAATGGGTGTTTATTAATGAGTCGGGGTTAAAAATGCTGGAAGCAAACAGTTATGGTGAAATTATTGGTAAAAGTATTTTTCACAATATTGCAGAAAATCATTTTAAAGATATTTGGAAACGTACAGTTAATAGTAGTAAGCATGAAAAGAAACATCCTTTATTTGAACAAGCATGGACGACTTTTCAGGATAAAAAGTTGTACACCGAAATGGTGGCTATCCCAACTACATATTTAGGTAAAAAAGCACTTCAAATTATTGTCCGTGATATTTCTGAGCGTAAAAAAGCAGAAGAATTAATGGTACAATCTGAAAAACTTTCGGTCGCAGGTCAATTAGCTGCAGGCATTGCACATGAAATTAGAAACCCGTTAACGGCTATAAAAGGATTTTTTAAGTTAATTGAATCTGGGAACTATCATACTTCTGATTATTATCAAATAATTAATGGAGAATTAAATAGAATTGAGTTAATATGTAGTGAGTTATTATTATTGGCGAAACCGCAAGCTGTTCAATTCCGTACAGTTTCAATTAGTGCATTACTTAAAGATGTGACGTTATTATTAGAAACACAAGCAATTATTAATGATGTTTGGTTTGAATTTGATTTTCAAATTGAAAAGGACTATGTAAAAGCGGACGGTAACCAATTGAAGCAAGTGTTTATTAACATTATTAAAAATGGTATTGAAGCGATGGAAAATGGTGGTACGTTATCGGTTAGAACAGCTGTACAAAATGGTTTTCTCTCTATCCTGATAAGTGATGAAGGACCTGGTATTTCTGAAAAAGTCTTAAGTAAGCTAGGGGAACCTTTTTTTACTACGAAAGAAAACGGAACGGGATTAGGACTAATGATTTCCTTTAATATTATTAAAAACCTTAATGGTTCCATTGAAATTGAAAACAAAAAAGATAAAAAGGGTACAACATTCAACATACAGCTTCCTTTGGAAGGGTACAACTAA
- a CDS encoding NAD(P)-dependent oxidoreductase, whose protein sequence is MNNRETVAFVGTGVMGNSMAGHLLRAGYHVNVYTRTKEKAENLISSGAKWCSTPAEAVADAKYTITIVGYPKDVEEVYFGKDGILENAKQGSFVIDMTTSTPSLAKKIYAAAKEKGIYSLDAPVSGGDVGAKEARLTIMVGGDKDAYKTCLPLFERMGKNIVLQGEAGSGQHTKMCNQIAIATNMIGVCESLAYAKSSGLDPVKVLETITTGAANSFSLSKLAPRILAGDFEPGFYVKHFIKDMGIALAEAEAMGLKLPGLSLAIDMYEELANKGEENSGTQALYKLWEM, encoded by the coding sequence ATGAACAATAGAGAAACTGTTGCTTTCGTAGGTACTGGGGTAATGGGGAATAGTATGGCTGGCCATTTATTAAGAGCTGGCTATCATGTTAACGTGTACACAAGAACAAAAGAAAAAGCAGAAAATTTAATAAGCTCTGGAGCAAAATGGTGTTCTACCCCAGCTGAAGCTGTAGCTGATGCGAAATATACGATTACAATCGTTGGTTACCCAAAAGATGTTGAAGAAGTTTATTTCGGAAAAGATGGAATATTAGAAAATGCAAAGCAAGGTTCTTTCGTCATTGATATGACAACATCAACGCCTTCATTAGCAAAAAAGATTTATGCAGCAGCAAAAGAAAAAGGGATTTATAGTTTAGATGCACCTGTATCAGGTGGAGACGTTGGTGCTAAAGAAGCTCGCCTTACCATTATGGTAGGTGGTGATAAAGATGCATATAAAACATGCCTACCTCTGTTCGAAAGAATGGGTAAAAATATCGTATTACAAGGTGAGGCTGGCTCAGGACAACATACGAAAATGTGCAATCAAATTGCGATTGCCACAAATATGATCGGAGTATGTGAATCACTTGCATATGCAAAGAGCTCTGGGCTAGATCCTGTGAAAGTGTTAGAAACGATAACGACTGGTGCTGCAAATAGTTTTTCCCTTAGTAAGTTAGCACCTAGAATACTTGCAGGTGATTTTGAACCCGGTTTTTATGTGAAGCATTTTATTAAAGATATGGGGATTGCCTTAGCTGAGGCTGAAGCAATGGGGTTAAAACTGCCTGGGCTTTCTTTAGCTATCGATATGTATGAAGAGCTTGCCAATAAAGGAGAAGAAAATAGCGGTACACAAGCGTTGTATAAATTATGGGAAATGTAA
- the hutG gene encoding formimidoylglutamase, producing the protein MLDKETFIQKAGSPLFTDRYYKKAASLLQEWNGIEEIKGTAVIGVPLSKPSISHSGACFTPATVRKLFHNYSTYAVETREDLQSSKLTDCGDVLMHATDIKESYRRIEQSIEKLIRENPSLHPIFIGGDHSITYSLVKGMSNAKAGTIGVIQFDAHHDLRNTEDGGPTNGTPFNRLLSDEVLQGAHLVQVGIRNYSNSEYYHQFALEKGIRISTMKDVQEKGILCVIEESLEYLQGKVDHIYISVDMDVLDQAYAPGCPALGPGGMTSRELLEAVYKVAQHDKVCGIDIVEIDPTIDFRDMTSRVAVHVMLEYLRGIDIS; encoded by the coding sequence ATGTTGGATAAGGAAACGTTTATTCAAAAAGCTGGCAGTCCACTGTTTACAGATCGCTACTACAAAAAAGCAGCTTCTCTGTTACAGGAGTGGAATGGCATAGAGGAGATAAAAGGAACAGCCGTTATTGGTGTTCCTTTATCCAAGCCATCTATTAGTCATTCTGGGGCATGCTTCACTCCTGCTACTGTAAGAAAACTTTTTCACAACTATTCAACATATGCAGTAGAGACTAGAGAAGACCTGCAATCTAGTAAACTTACCGATTGTGGAGATGTGCTCATGCATGCAACAGATATAAAAGAAAGCTATCGCCGCATTGAACAAAGTATAGAGAAGCTAATTAGGGAAAATCCGTCCCTACACCCTATTTTTATAGGTGGGGATCATTCTATTACTTATTCGCTAGTAAAAGGAATGAGTAACGCAAAGGCCGGTACAATTGGTGTTATTCAATTTGATGCACATCATGACTTAAGAAATACGGAAGATGGTGGGCCAACTAATGGTACACCATTCAATAGGTTACTTTCGGATGAAGTCCTTCAAGGTGCCCACCTAGTACAAGTGGGGATTCGAAACTACTCTAATAGCGAATATTATCATCAATTTGCTCTTGAGAAAGGTATTCGTATTTCTACGATGAAAGATGTTCAAGAAAAAGGGATATTGTGTGTTATAGAAGAATCGCTGGAATATTTACAAGGCAAAGTGGATCATATTTACATCTCAGTTGACATGGATGTACTCGACCAAGCATACGCTCCAGGTTGTCCAGCATTAGGTCCCGGAGGCATGACTTCTCGTGAATTGTTAGAAGCTGTATATAAGGTAGCTCAACACGATAAAGTGTGTGGAATAGATATTGTAGAAATAGATCCAACAATCGATTTTCGGGATATGACGAGTCGTGTAGCGGTTCACGTTATGCTAGAGTATTTACGAGGAATCGATATTTCATAG
- the thiT gene encoding energy-coupled thiamine transporter ThiT, protein MERERLVTMVEISMMAALAVILSYVKFGALWAYGGSISLIMVPIFVIAFRRGWKAGVVTGLLVGVINWLTGGYVVHPAQLILDYPLPFALLGFAAIFAVKGVTIRTIVVGMIFGTALRLISHFLSGVIWFGEYAPDGIPVVLYSIIYNLSYLVPEMLITIAILVIIYKFYPKFFKANA, encoded by the coding sequence ATGGAAAGAGAACGTTTAGTCACAATGGTAGAAATATCTATGATGGCAGCACTTGCAGTTATTTTAAGCTATGTGAAATTTGGTGCGCTTTGGGCGTACGGTGGATCTATATCTTTAATTATGGTTCCAATCTTTGTTATTGCTTTTAGACGAGGTTGGAAAGCGGGGGTTGTAACCGGACTATTAGTAGGGGTTATTAATTGGTTAACAGGAGGTTATGTTGTTCATCCTGCGCAACTTATTCTAGATTACCCATTACCATTTGCACTGTTAGGATTCGCCGCTATTTTTGCCGTAAAAGGAGTAACTATTCGTACAATTGTAGTTGGTATGATATTTGGAACCGCATTACGTTTAATAAGTCATTTCCTTTCAGGAGTAATTTGGTTCGGTGAATATGCTCCAGATGGAATACCGGTTGTATTATATTCTATTATTTATAACTTGTCTTATTTAGTTCCAGAAATGCTTATTACAATAGCGATACTAGTAATTATATATAAATTTTATCCGAAGTTTTTTAAAGCAAACGCTTAA
- a CDS encoding SDR family oxidoreductase encodes MELNLEGKSALVIASSQGLGRAIATSFVKEGVNVVLASRNEEKLIETMDELKVLNKGSVTYIKTDITKTEDIKKAVQYTVEQNGTIDILINNAGGPPAGTFEQMDDEQWQNAFELNLLSYIRLIREALPYLKNQGGKIINIASSSIKEPIQGLILSNTFRTGIVGLSKSLATELAPHNILINTVALGRIATDRVAHLDSVSAERQGISIEEVEKKAKANIPLGRYGHPDEFAKVVTFLASDANSYMTGSSFLVDGGMIKSI; translated from the coding sequence ATGGAACTTAATTTAGAAGGTAAGTCTGCTTTAGTTATTGCGTCAAGTCAAGGATTAGGAAGAGCGATTGCAACTTCATTTGTAAAAGAAGGAGTAAACGTAGTCCTTGCTAGCCGCAATGAAGAAAAATTAATAGAAACAATGGATGAACTAAAGGTTTTAAACAAAGGAAGCGTTACATACATAAAGACAGATATTACAAAAACAGAAGACATAAAAAAAGCGGTACAATACACAGTTGAACAGAATGGTACGATTGATATATTAATTAATAACGCAGGGGGACCACCCGCTGGAACGTTTGAGCAAATGGATGATGAACAGTGGCAAAATGCATTTGAATTAAATCTATTAAGCTATATTCGCTTAATTCGGGAAGCATTACCATACTTAAAGAATCAAGGTGGGAAAATTATTAATATTGCTTCTTCGTCCATCAAAGAACCTATTCAAGGATTAATTTTGTCTAACACTTTCCGTACAGGCATTGTCGGACTTTCAAAATCACTTGCAACTGAGCTTGCCCCTCACAATATTTTAATCAATACCGTTGCACTAGGGAGAATTGCGACAGATCGGGTAGCGCATTTAGATAGTGTTAGTGCAGAGCGACAAGGTATTTCAATAGAAGAAGTCGAGAAAAAAGCGAAAGCAAACATTCCTTTAGGCCGGTATGGACATCCTGATGAGTTTGCAAAAGTTGTAACTTTTTTAGCTTCTGATGCGAATAGTTACATGACGGGGAGTTCTTTCTTAGTTGATGGTGGTATGATTAAATCGATATAA
- the hutP gene encoding hut operon transcriptional regulator HutP, whose protein sequence is MVLAVDKRIGKHAILLVLQSEAEESISLPPHWKYCTGKVGAMDSQKVVSAIETAAKREGIIRTNGYRETHALYHAIMDALSGVTRGQVQLGSLMRTVGLRFAIVRGNPYEEMEEGDWIAVALYGTIGAPVRGSEHETIGLGINHM, encoded by the coding sequence ATGGTACTTGCTGTTGATAAAAGAATTGGTAAACATGCCATTCTATTAGTACTTCAATCAGAAGCGGAAGAATCTATTTCATTACCACCACATTGGAAATATTGTACGGGTAAGGTAGGGGCAATGGATTCTCAGAAAGTCGTTTCCGCTATTGAAACGGCAGCAAAGAGAGAAGGTATTATCCGAACGAACGGATATAGAGAAACACATGCGTTATATCACGCAATAATGGATGCGTTAAGTGGTGTAACACGTGGTCAAGTACAGTTAGGGTCGTTAATGCGAACGGTTGGACTTCGCTTTGCAATTGTGCGTGGTAATCCATATGAGGAAATGGAAGAAGGAGATTGGATTGCCGTTGCGTTGTATGGAACAATTGGAGCGCCGGTTCGAGGATCAGAGCACGAAACGATAGGTTTAGGAATTAATCACATGTAA
- the hutI gene encoding imidazolonepropionase: MLDSLLINCSQLLTMDHGHDHQVHGEEMSKLPLIENGAIGWKDGVIQFVGTTAEALNLKSKKVIDCSGKLVSPGLVDPHTHLVFGGSREHEMSLKQQGVPYLEILQQGGGILSTVEATRKASFENLLEKASFHLERLISYGITTVEAKSGYGLDLDTELKQLQVAKQLAEEYEIDIPRTFLGAHAIPNEYKGKSEEFLQLMKQMFQKLKEEDLAEFVDIFCEEAVFNVEQSARYLASAKEAGFKLKIHADEIVSLGGTELAIELGAISADHLIAASDRAVKELGNSEVIAVLLPGTTFYLNKEGYARGREMIDNGTAVALATDFNPGSSPTENIQLIMNLAMLKLKLTPEEIWNAVTINSAHAINRGSSAGALKVGRKANVVVWNAPNYLYVPYHYGVNHTNTVYLNGEEVAKGGAYVG, translated from the coding sequence ATGCTAGATTCTCTATTAATAAATTGTAGTCAGTTGTTAACGATGGATCACGGTCACGATCATCAAGTGCACGGGGAGGAAATGAGTAAGCTTCCCCTAATAGAAAATGGAGCGATTGGATGGAAAGATGGAGTCATTCAATTTGTTGGTACGACAGCAGAGGCTCTAAATTTGAAGAGTAAAAAAGTGATAGATTGTAGTGGAAAGCTAGTATCTCCAGGACTAGTTGACCCCCATACACATTTAGTTTTTGGAGGTTCAAGGGAACACGAAATGTCTTTAAAACAGCAAGGAGTACCATATTTAGAAATCTTACAGCAAGGTGGAGGAATTCTTTCAACTGTAGAAGCAACACGCAAAGCTAGTTTTGAGAATTTACTAGAAAAAGCTAGTTTTCATCTAGAAAGACTGATTAGTTATGGAATTACAACGGTAGAGGCAAAGAGTGGATACGGTTTAGATCTAGATACAGAGTTAAAGCAGCTACAAGTTGCGAAACAATTAGCGGAGGAATATGAAATAGACATCCCGAGAACATTTCTAGGGGCACATGCTATTCCAAACGAATATAAAGGAAAGTCAGAGGAGTTTTTACAGTTAATGAAACAAATGTTTCAGAAGCTAAAAGAAGAAGATTTAGCAGAATTTGTTGATATATTTTGTGAGGAAGCTGTATTCAACGTAGAGCAGTCAGCCCGATACTTAGCTTCTGCAAAAGAAGCTGGATTCAAATTGAAAATACATGCAGATGAAATTGTCTCTTTAGGAGGTACAGAGTTAGCAATCGAACTTGGAGCAATTTCAGCAGATCATTTAATTGCTGCATCTGATAGAGCTGTTAAAGAGTTAGGTAATTCTGAAGTAATAGCTGTCTTACTTCCTGGTACGACATTTTATTTAAATAAAGAAGGTTACGCTCGCGGAAGGGAAATGATTGATAACGGTACCGCGGTTGCACTAGCGACAGATTTTAATCCGGGTAGCTCTCCTACCGAAAACATTCAACTAATTATGAACTTAGCAATGCTAAAGTTAAAGCTCACGCCAGAAGAAATTTGGAATGCTGTCACGATTAATTCTGCACATGCTATTAATCGTGGGAGTAGTGCAGGCGCATTAAAAGTAGGACGTAAAGCAAATGTAGTTGTATGGAATGCGCCAAACTATTTATATGTTCCTTATCATTACGGGGTAAACCACACGAATACAGTTTATTTAAACGGAGAAGAAGTAGCGAAAGGTGGGGCCTATGTTGGATAA